A stretch of Vespula vulgaris chromosome 5, iyVesVulg1.1, whole genome shotgun sequence DNA encodes these proteins:
- the LOC127063718 gene encoding signal peptide peptidase-like 3 produces MATYQVDYQWAYSIMDSSRISTFLISILLIVYGSFRSLNMEQEAKEREKEKQRSGMLSNSSTGNTGGANGGRIQTLDTMHALCLPLGASISLLVMFFFFDSMQMLLAICTAIIATVALAFLLLPMCQYIIRPCTDGNKISFGICGRFTGAELLSFSLSVSIVCIWVLTGHWLLMDAMGMGLCVAFIAFVRLPSLKVSTLLLTGLLIYDVFWVFFSSYIFSANVMVKVATRPADNPVSLVAKRLHLGGVAREAPKLPLPGKLMFPSMHQAGHFSMLGLGDIVMPGLLLCFVLRYDAYKKSQLLPGGCETGVPPPRHFNRISYFHCSLIGYFLGLLTATVSSEVFKAAQPALLYLVPFTLLPLLTMAYLKGDLRRMWSEPFISQQPSIYMEV; encoded by the exons ATGGCCACGTATCAAGTTGACTATCAGTG GGCTTACTCTATAATGGATTCATCCAGAATATCCACTTTCCTAATTTCAATTCTACTGATAGTCTATGGCAGTTTCCGATCCTTAAATATGGAACaggaagcaaaagaaagagagaaagaaaagcaacgtAGTGGAATGTTGAGTAATAGTAGTACTGGAAACACAGGTGGTGCTAACGGAGGAAGAATCCAAACCTTAGATACAATGCATGCTCTCTGTCTACCTCTTGGTGCTTCCATTTCTCTACTCgtcatgtttttcttttttgatagcATGCAAATGCTCTTAGCAATATGTACAGCCA tCATAGCTACAGTTGCTTTGGCATTTCTTCTACTACCCATGTGTCAATATATAATTAGACCCTGCACAGATGGAAACAAAATATCCTTTGGCATTTGTGGAAGATTTACAGGAGCGGAATTACTTTCATTTTCACTCAGTGTGAGCATAGTATGTATATGGGTACTGACAGGACACTGGTTACTCATGGATGCAATGGGCATGGGCCTTTGTGTAGCCTTCATTGCATTTGTTCGATTACCAAGTTTAAAAGTATCTACTTTGCTTTTAACTGGACTTTTGATTTATGATGTTTTCTGGGTCTTCTTttcatcttatatatttagtgCAAACGTAATGGTTAAG GTAGCAACTAGACCTGCTGATAATCCAGTAAGTCTTGTCGCCAAAAGATTGCACTTAGGTGGTGTAGCTAGGGAGGCTCCAAAACTTCCTCTACCAGGAAAGCTGATGTTTCCTTCAATGCATCAAGCGGGACATTTTTCAATGCTAGGTCTTGGTGATATCGTTATGCCAGGTCTTTTACTCTGCTTTGTGTTGAGATATGATGCATATAAAAAGAGTCAGCTCTTGCCTGGTGGTTGTGAAACAGGAGTTCCACCACCACGACACTTCAACCGTATTAGTTATTTTCATTGCTCCTTAATTGGTTATTTTCTTGGTTTGCTCACTGCTACTGTAAGCTCTGAGGTGTTCAAAGCTGCACAGCCTGCCTTATTGTATCTCGTGCCCTTTACCCTTCTGCCACTACTGACAATGGCTTATCTAAAG GGGGATTTACGTCGGATGTGGAGTGAACCATTCATATCTCAACAACCTTCTATATACATGGAAGTTTGA
- the LOC127063717 gene encoding protein orai-2-like — translation MCENLKLKENSVMSQDNLESIESIKSKSGSLDHFEDEKRAKSCADELIVGKSNKSTQSDITQSNWRHPYGLSHKSYYGGLQQQRSTSALHLPKHNQYQISESNFSTYNPKNNTLCSTQSELILSARNRASKYVTLDMRSNVVGTPPSHFYLPSNSNNYIGTPGGSTQPCNTCCCACNGPQNSQTNVPLVTSPINDHDGPQSLSWRRLHMSRAKLKATATTSELLSGFAMVAMVELQINDPTAVPEWLFVMFAVCTTVLVSVHIFALMISTYLLPNVEAISKLQISRLITESPHERMRGFIELAWAFSTVLGLFLFLVEVAILCWVKFWDYSFTAATASTIIVIPVLIVFVAFAVHFYHSLVVYKCETSISDMKELESIKRNLDNATINHTTV, via the exons ATGTGCGAGAATTTAAAGTTAAAGGAAAATAGCGTCATGTCGCAAGATAATTTAGAAtcaatcgaatcgattaaatcgaaaagCGGGAGTCTCGATCATTTCGAAGACGAGAAGCGCGCGAAAAGTTGCGCGGATGAACTTATAGTCGgtaaatcgaataaatcaaCGCAAAGTGATATCACTCAATCAAATTGGAGACATCCTTACGGTCTCTCGCATAAATCTTATTACGGTGGATTGCAGCAACAACGTTCGACATCTGCGTTGCATTTACCGAAGCACAATCAATATCAGATAAGCGAATCCAATTTTTCCACTTACAATCCGAAGAATAACACTCTTTGCTCGACGCAAAGCGAATTGATATTATCAGCTAGGAACAGAGCCAGCAAATATGTCACGTTGGACATGAGATCCAACGTCGTAGGAACTCCTCCCTCGCATTTTTATCTACCTTCGAACTCAAACAATTACATCGGAACACCCGGAGGTAGTACACAACCGTGTAACACGTGTTGTTGCGCTTGCAACGGACCACAAAATTCGCAAACGAATGTGCCTCTCGTTACATCTCCGATCAATGATCACGATGGACCGCAAAGCCTCTCCTGGAGGAGATTGCACATGAGCAGAGCAAAACTAAAGGCAACCGCGACAACATCCGAACTTTTAAGTGGTTTCGCAATG GTCGCAATGGTAGAACTACAAATAAATGATCCAACTGCGGTACCGGAATGGCTGTTTGTTATGTTTGCGGTTTGCACGACGGTATTAGTATCGGTGCACATCTTCGCTTTAATGATAAGCACATATCTTTTGCCGAACGTCGAAGCTATCAgtaaattacaaatatcgCGTCTCATTACAGAATCCCCACACGAAAGAATGCGTGGCTTCATAGAATTGGCCTGGGCATTTTCGACGGTCTtaggattatttttatttttggttgAAGTAGCGATACTTTGTTGGGTCAAATTTTGGGATTATTCCTTCACCGCTGCTACTGCCAGTACCATTATAGTAATACCAGTACTTATAGTATTCGTAGCGTTTGCCGtccatttttatcattctctcGTTGTTTACAAGTGTGAAACATCAATATCGGATATGAAAGAATTAGAGAGTATAAAGCGAAACTTGGATAATGCAACGATAAATCATACTACGGTATAA